The proteins below are encoded in one region of Clostridia bacterium:
- a CDS encoding helix-turn-helix transcriptional regulator — translation MPHGSSFENEIRYIPVSSISDYVEAVGRRRCCRLLFVSDGIVFCTLNGKKCQFGQGDVVFLRKKDDLLFFSRSGADTRVCALIFGEGVLADISSFLAGGYLASAEAEEPPVVRLRGIQRNKTERDMMLPASADPADKVLLRLIAAQVIYECFVIRTELPDWLETPPDWFIEYYMLLSRHYIFTKPFNEIIALAGKSREYISRLFKSVTGKNISDYIVDMRINYACKLLKNSSMDVMEISFECGFDNLSTFYHHFSPRVGMPPKRYRDAARRS, via the coding sequence ATGCCGCACGGCAGTTCATTTGAAAATGAAATCAGATATATACCGGTTTCCTCTATCAGCGACTACGTCGAAGCCGTCGGAAGAAGGCGTTGCTGCCGTCTGCTTTTCGTTTCCGACGGGATCGTTTTTTGTACCCTGAACGGCAAAAAGTGTCAGTTCGGGCAGGGGGATGTGGTTTTCCTGCGCAAAAAGGACGATCTGCTCTTTTTCAGCCGTTCCGGCGCGGATACCCGTGTCTGCGCGCTGATCTTCGGCGAAGGTGTGCTCGCGGACATATCCTCATTCCTCGCGGGAGGATACCTCGCGTCCGCGGAAGCGGAGGAGCCGCCGGTCGTGCGGCTGCGCGGGATACAGCGAAACAAGACGGAGCGCGATATGATGCTTCCGGCTTCCGCGGACCCCGCGGACAAGGTGCTTCTGCGTCTCATCGCGGCGCAGGTGATTTATGAGTGCTTCGTTATCCGCACAGAGCTGCCGGATTGGCTTGAAACGCCGCCGGACTGGTTCATCGAGTACTATATGCTGCTGTCGCGCCACTATATTTTTACCAAGCCGTTCAACGAGATAATCGCCCTCGCGGGCAAGAGCAGAGAATACATCTCGCGTCTTTTCAAAAGCGTTACGGGCAAAAATATCTCCGATTACATCGTCGATATGCGCATCAACTACGCCTGCAAACTGCTGAAAAACAGCAGTATGGACGTTATGGAAATATCATTTGAATGCGGATTCGACAACCTGTCGACGTTTTATCATCATTTCTCTCCGCGCGTGGGTATGCCGCCCAAACGCTACAGAGACGCGGCGCGACGTTCGTGA